A window of the Mucilaginibacter sp. cycad4 genome harbors these coding sequences:
- a CDS encoding nuclear transport factor 2 family protein — MKKSTYTLFIIGLAAMLPAFAANAQTNAFKPKDQQLYNTIAHMDSVMFNAFNSRNLEVMKTLFAPDVEFYNDGKGLTGYDATIAGFKGIFENKQAADLRRDLLKETLEVYPMPGFGAIEMGTHRFTHTENGQPVIGLMKFVHVWKYKDGQWKVTRVVSVGH, encoded by the coding sequence ATGAAAAAATCAACCTATACCCTGTTCATTATTGGCTTGGCCGCAATGCTGCCTGCCTTCGCTGCAAATGCGCAAACCAACGCCTTTAAACCAAAAGATCAGCAGTTATATAACACCATTGCACACATGGATAGTGTAATGTTCAACGCCTTTAACAGTCGTAATTTGGAAGTAATGAAAACACTGTTTGCACCCGACGTTGAATTTTATAACGATGGTAAAGGCCTAACCGGTTATGATGCAACCATCGCCGGCTTTAAAGGGATTTTCGAGAACAAACAAGCCGCCGACCTGCGCCGCGACCTCCTTAAAGAAACGCTTGAGGTTTACCCCATGCCCGGCTTTGGCGCTATTGAAATGGGAACTCATCGTTTCACTCATACCGAAAACGGACAACCGGTAATAGGCCTGATGAAATTTGTACACGTTTGGAAGTATAAGGATGGGCAGTGGAAAGTGACGAGGGTAGTAAGCGTGGGGCATTAG
- a CDS encoding GNAT family N-acetyltransferase codes for MLNQVILRDAHVGDIETIAALMTDLSYPTTVAEMRVRMEPILVHPDYKTILAVYNDEIVGMAGLVKGNYYEKNGKYLRVLAFVVKQTLRNLGIGKILIKACEDYAIEKDLNTVIINSGNRDDRKVAHAFYQKMGYTIRSSGFVKQV; via the coding sequence ATGCTAAACCAGGTAATACTAAGGGATGCCCATGTGGGCGATATTGAAACCATTGCCGCACTCATGACCGATTTGAGCTACCCAACCACCGTAGCCGAAATGCGGGTGCGCATGGAGCCTATACTTGTACACCCGGATTATAAAACAATTTTAGCGGTTTATAACGATGAAATAGTTGGCATGGCCGGCTTGGTAAAGGGTAACTATTATGAAAAGAATGGCAAATATCTGCGTGTGCTTGCCTTTGTGGTAAAACAAACCCTGCGTAACCTGGGGATCGGTAAAATACTGATTAAAGCCTGCGAAGATTACGCCATTGAAAAAGACCTGAACACAGTGATCATCAACAGCGGCAACCGCGACGACCGGAAGGTTGCCCACGCCTTTTATCAAAAAATGGGTTATACTATCCGCTCTTCCGGCTTTGTGAAGCAGGTTTAA
- a CDS encoding FMN-binding glutamate synthase family protein — MRKLFVVSFFIIFSMLTAWSIIWPPAVWSFLFMGPVYLLGFYDMVQPKHSIVRNYPVFGHLRYLMEELRPKIYQYFIESDTNGTPFNRQNRSVVYQRAKMVDDTRPFGTELDVYDNGYEWLNHSIAAIDHHKLNMDPRVKVGGPACKQPYMASVFNISAMSFGSLSMNAILALNGGARLDNFAHNTGEGGLSDYHLQPGGDIIWQIGTGYFSCRHKDGTINYDAFAERAVLPQVKMIEIKLSQGAKPGHGGILPAAKVTPEIARIRLVEMGEDVVSPPYHTAFTNPLELMVFIQKLRDLSGGKPVGFKLCVGHKSEFLAICKAMVKTGITPDFITVDGGEGGTGAAPLEFSNSVGMPLREALAFVYDALTGFDLKKHIKLIASGKVATGFDLVKNFALGADMCNSARGMMFALGCIQALECNTNTCPTGVATQDKSLMKGLVVDDKKVRVANFHRQTVGSAIQMIGAAGLTKPCDLHRMYIYRRVNHSQILTYGELFPYIPKGSLLNTPYPASFEFDMAISSENTFVPDYSGVTNVDYSNVSSY; from the coding sequence ATGAGAAAGCTCTTTGTTGTTTCGTTCTTCATCATATTTAGCATGCTTACTGCCTGGAGCATTATCTGGCCGCCGGCGGTATGGTCATTCCTGTTCATGGGGCCTGTTTATCTTCTCGGTTTTTATGATATGGTGCAGCCTAAGCATAGCATTGTACGCAATTATCCGGTGTTTGGTCATCTGCGGTACCTGATGGAGGAGTTGAGACCTAAAATATACCAGTACTTCATTGAAAGCGATACCAACGGCACGCCTTTCAATCGCCAAAACAGGAGTGTGGTTTATCAGCGCGCTAAAATGGTTGATGATACCCGGCCCTTCGGTACCGAGCTTGATGTTTATGATAACGGTTACGAATGGCTTAACCATAGCATTGCAGCAATTGATCACCATAAATTAAATATGGATCCGCGCGTAAAAGTAGGCGGACCGGCCTGTAAGCAACCATATATGGCCAGTGTGTTCAATATTTCGGCCATGAGTTTTGGTTCATTGAGTATGAACGCAATCCTCGCCTTAAATGGCGGGGCCAGATTGGACAACTTTGCCCACAATACCGGCGAAGGCGGTCTGAGCGATTATCACCTGCAGCCGGGTGGCGATATCATCTGGCAAATAGGCACCGGCTATTTCAGTTGCCGCCATAAGGATGGTACTATAAACTACGATGCCTTTGCCGAACGCGCTGTTTTACCACAGGTTAAAATGATCGAGATCAAGCTGTCGCAAGGGGCAAAGCCTGGTCATGGAGGGATATTGCCCGCTGCCAAGGTAACGCCCGAAATTGCACGGATCAGGCTGGTAGAAATGGGGGAGGACGTGGTATCGCCGCCATACCATACCGCGTTCACCAATCCATTGGAGTTGATGGTATTTATTCAAAAGCTTCGGGACCTTTCAGGCGGAAAGCCTGTCGGGTTTAAATTGTGTGTTGGTCATAAAAGCGAGTTTTTAGCTATTTGCAAGGCTATGGTCAAAACAGGCATTACTCCCGATTTTATTACTGTTGACGGGGGAGAAGGCGGCACCGGCGCTGCCCCGCTTGAGTTCAGTAACTCGGTAGGGATGCCATTGCGCGAGGCTTTGGCTTTTGTTTATGATGCGCTGACCGGTTTCGACCTTAAAAAACATATCAAGCTTATAGCATCCGGAAAAGTAGCTACGGGTTTTGACCTGGTAAAGAATTTTGCCCTCGGTGCCGATATGTGCAACAGCGCGCGTGGCATGATGTTCGCCCTTGGCTGCATCCAGGCGCTGGAATGCAATACGAATACCTGCCCAACCGGTGTGGCTACGCAGGATAAAAGCCTGATGAAGGGCCTGGTAGTGGATGATAAAAAAGTACGTGTGGCTAACTTCCACCGGCAAACCGTGGGCAGCGCCATCCAAATGATAGGTGCCGCCGGCTTAACCAAACCCTGCGACCTGCACCGCATGTATATTTACCGTCGTGTTAACCACAGCCAGATCCTGACTTATGGCGAGCTGTTCCCTTACATTCCCAAAGGCAGCTTGTTGAACACACCTTATCCGGCATCGTTTGAGTTTGATATGGCCATCAGCAGCGAGAATACTTTTGTGCCCGACTACAGCGGCGTAACTAATGTTGATTATAGTAATGTGAGTTCGTATTGA
- a CDS encoding bifunctional hydroxymethylpyrimidine kinase/phosphomethylpyrimidine kinase: protein MKTPHVLAIGSFAVHGTASLKTFTTILGERILPVPSLMLNGLTNMILVKKLDVPFTELLQSSFELAVNRELELILYIGYLGNAQQVDVITEMINTYRPIIKTIIVDPVCGDHGRTYVPADIIARWPDLIKLADLVFPNLTEIKIHTGYEPDGTGADTFYIETFRKQYPDVQLVITSIKTGDNRIGIQYYKDDECYSHSHPVLSKNYGGTGDAFLATFILNHFYNALSFDAALKTAADQTYELIKNSINRHSNDLTLSTIKLL, encoded by the coding sequence GTGAAAACACCTCACGTATTAGCCATCGGTAGTTTTGCAGTGCACGGCACAGCCAGCCTAAAAACATTCACCACCATTTTGGGCGAGCGGATTTTGCCGGTACCAAGCCTTATGCTCAACGGCCTCACCAATATGATTCTTGTCAAAAAGCTTGATGTGCCGTTTACAGAGCTACTACAAAGCTCGTTTGAGCTGGCAGTAAACCGTGAGCTCGAACTGATCCTGTACATCGGCTATTTAGGCAATGCCCAACAGGTGGATGTTATTACGGAAATGATTAACACCTATCGCCCTATCATAAAAACCATTATTGTTGACCCGGTTTGCGGCGATCACGGGCGTACTTATGTGCCTGCAGATATAATAGCCCGCTGGCCCGACCTCATTAAGCTGGCCGATCTGGTTTTCCCAAACCTTACCGAAATAAAGATCCATACCGGTTATGAACCTGATGGTACAGGAGCCGATACCTTTTATATCGAAACATTCAGAAAGCAATATCCCGATGTGCAACTCGTTATTACAAGTATTAAAACCGGGGATAATAGGATAGGCATTCAATATTATAAGGATGACGAATGCTACAGCCATTCACATCCCGTATTATCAAAAAACTATGGCGGCACGGGCGATGCATTTTTGGCAACATTTATTCTCAACCATTTTTATAATGCATTGAGTTTTGATGCGGCCTTAAAAACTGCTGCCGATCAAACTTACGAGCTGATCAAAAATTCCATCAACAGGCATTCAAACGACCTTACCCTTTCAACAATAAAACTTTTATAA
- a CDS encoding penicillin-binding protein activator LpoB, which yields MKFNRILTVAAIAVSGIFIASCSRQVTRVSTDQTIDVSGNWNNSDARMAADELTGKILGANWIDTHVNEHQGKRPVVIVGFVQNKSHEHIDAETFLTDIESSFIQSQKVRLVQGGKKRDELRAEKADQQTNATVSSMKKFGLENGADYILQGSINSIVDSHKRQKVVYYQVNLELTNIQTNEVVWIGEKKIAKYVKN from the coding sequence ATGAAATTTAACAGGATTTTAACAGTTGCTGCAATAGCAGTTTCAGGGATTTTTATAGCCTCATGTTCAAGGCAGGTTACACGCGTTAGCACCGACCAAACTATTGATGTTAGCGGCAACTGGAATAACAGTGATGCACGAATGGCAGCCGATGAGCTTACCGGCAAAATTTTAGGTGCTAACTGGATTGATACTCACGTTAACGAGCACCAGGGTAAACGCCCGGTAGTTATAGTGGGCTTTGTTCAAAATAAAAGCCACGAACATATTGATGCCGAAACATTCTTAACCGATATTGAAAGCTCATTCATCCAGTCGCAAAAAGTACGCTTGGTACAGGGCGGTAAAAAACGTGATGAGTTACGTGCCGAAAAGGCCGATCAGCAAACAAATGCTACAGTTTCGAGCATGAAAAAATTTGGCCTGGAAAACGGTGCCGATTATATACTGCAGGGTTCAATCAATTCAATAGTTGATTCGCACAAACGCCAAAAAGTTGTTTACTACCAGGTAAATCTGGAGCTTACCAATATCCAAACAAATGAAGTGGTTTGGATAGGCGAAAAGAAAATTGCCAAATACGTTAAAAACTAA
- the phnN gene encoding phosphonate metabolism protein/1,5-bisphosphokinase (PRPP-forming) PhnN, with protein MSKLFYVIGASGAGKDTLMNYARKQINGSENVVFAHRYITRPPFSGNENHVSLTNEEFALRSKAGMFALSWGSHDKYYGIGQEINSWLNKGFNVVVNGSREYLPVAQRLYPDLVVILVTASPEIIAGRLAGRGRENAEEIAKRIARTAGLNTNLENCIEIQNDGAIEVAGNELVNLISITEKQLA; from the coding sequence ATGAGTAAGCTATTTTATGTTATTGGCGCATCCGGAGCCGGCAAAGACACGCTGATGAATTATGCCCGCAAGCAAATTAACGGATCAGAAAATGTGGTATTTGCGCACCGGTATATTACCCGTCCACCGTTTTCAGGCAATGAGAACCACGTTAGCTTAACTAATGAGGAATTTGCATTGAGGAGCAAGGCCGGCATGTTTGCATTAAGCTGGGGCAGCCATGATAAATATTATGGCATTGGCCAGGAAATAAACAGCTGGCTTAACAAAGGCTTTAATGTGGTGGTCAACGGGTCGCGCGAGTATTTGCCCGTTGCGCAGCGGCTTTACCCCGATCTGGTAGTGATATTAGTAACTGCGAGTCCCGAAATTATTGCCGGTCGCCTGGCCGGGCGTGGACGGGAAAACGCTGAAGAAATAGCCAAACGAATAGCCCGTACTGCCGGGCTCAATACCAACCTTGAAAACTGCATCGAAATACAGAATGACGGCGCCATCGAAGTTGCGGGGAACGAACTGGTAAACCTGATCTCTATAACAGAAAAGCAACTGGCTTAA